A stretch of Megalobrama amblycephala isolate DHTTF-2021 linkage group LG14, ASM1881202v1, whole genome shotgun sequence DNA encodes these proteins:
- the kitlgb gene encoding kit ligand b — protein MFHMREVKIGESICVLVLLFSGLVTCSGVFGSPLTDDVATLETLSENIPSDYRIPIDFITKDVGGACWLYVNLYKVESSLKTLSLKFGNLSTNKANITIFIIMLENFRFNLDGEELEVTMQTFECHYRRGKWPTRRYFNHVKEVLAAAGSTGGEFRHCTPPPCQTPAAPPFTPGQSRQPHGMNGAIHLLLAVLIIPCMALLVLTVTMVFRRGGYCAQRRHEVALSLPEPHDRAEESSTEPHDRAEESSTEPHGGAARGDSGSSSQQDRAWLDSLGCADTEV, from the exons ATGTTCCACATGAGGGAGGTTAAG ATCGGAGAAAGCATTTGTGTATTAGTGTTGCTTTTTTCTGGGCTTGTGACGTGCTCAGGTGTTTTTGGAAGCCCTTTAACTGATGATGTGGCCACGTTGGAAACACTG AGTGAGAACATTCCCAGTGACTACAGAATTCCTATCGACTTCATCACCAAGGATGTG GGCGGCGCTTGCTGGCTATATGTGAACCTGTATAAAGTTGAAAGCAGTTTAAAAACATTGTCACTCAAGTTTGGCAACCTGTCCACCAATAAAGCGAACAtcacaatatttataataatgctGGAGAATTTTCGTTTCAATCTGGATGGAGAGGAGCTG GAGGTGACAATGCAAACATTCGAATGCCACTACAGGAGGGGAAAGTGGCCAACTAGACGTTACTTTAACCACGTTAAAGAGGTTCTTGCAGCGGCTGGGTCCACGGGCGGCGAGTTTCGTCACTGCACACCTCCCCCTTGCCAGACTCCTGCAGCCCCTCCTTTCACACCAG GCCAAAGCAGACAGCCGCATGGCATGAACGGAGCGATTCATTTGCTCCTGGCGGTGCTCATCATCCCCTGCATGGCGCTTCTGGTTCTCACTGTAACAATG GTATTCAGAAGAGGAGGCTATTGTGCACAAAGAAGGCATGAAGTTGCTCTCAGTTTGCCTGAGCCTCACGACAGAGCTGAAGAAAGCAGCACCGAGCCCCACGACAGAGCTGAAGAAAGCAGCACCGAGCCCCACGGCGGAGCTGCGCGAGGGGATTCTGGTTCCAGCAGTCAACAGGACAG GGCGTGGCTGGATTCTTTAGGGTGTGCAGACACAGAGGTTTAA